The genomic stretch TGGTCGATTACCCCTTGTTCGAGTTTGCGAATAATGGTTTGTACTTTTGCGCCGTAATGCGCTGCGTGTCGGTAGGCTTGTAAAGCTGCTGACGGGTTGTGGCTGTACTGTGCCTTACCCAGCGCCTTAGAGAATTTCGCTTTGATTTCATCGGTTACGTCCTGCCCCACTGTCAGCTCTGCGAGTGTCAGCAAATACGGGGTGTAGTGGTCGGGTTGGTCTGAGTGGTTGACCTGAGAGGCCAACTCTTCCAGCAAGATTTCGGGCAAGGTGCGGGTGAATTTATCCGGTGATTCCATGCCGTTGCTGATGGCGTGTTCTGCCAATTTGAGGCATAGGCCATAATTGCCAGCGTCCAGCGCCCATATGCAGCACTGCACCAACACGGTGTTTGTGCTGGTGTCGCCGCTGTTCATGACGATAGACAGGTAATCGGCATATTCACCCAGCAGGCCACCTTTCACGTCGTTACGCCGCTCACGGCTGCGGATGCTGCGTATTCTGATTACATCGGCTTGCAGTTTTGCCAGCATTGCCCGGTGGTGATTATCGAGCGTGCCGGATGTGCAGGCAGTGCCAGCCACGGCGGGTGTGCCGTGGCTGGTTGCGTGCTGTTCCCGGTGCTGT from Thiothrix litoralis encodes the following:
- the gpM gene encoding phage terminase small subunit, which gives rise to MVSLAQQHREQHATSHGTPAVAGTACTSGTLDNHHRAMLAKLQADVIRIRSIRSRERRNDVKGGLLGEYADYLSIVMNSGDTSTNTVLVQCCIWALDAGNYGLCLKLAEHAISNGMESPDKFTRTLPEILLEELASQVNHSDQPDHYTPYLLTLAELTVGQDVTDEIKAKFSKALGKAQYSHNPSAALQAYRHAAHYGAKVQTIIRKLEQGVIDHE